The region CCAATGTTTTCAAGACCTGCATTGTAAAAAACATCGAGGGTTTCCAGCGTCGCTTTCTCCGCAAGTCTGTAAAATTCATCAGTTCCGTATATTTTATGAAAGACCCTGCTTAAATATTCTGGCTTCCTAAAGCTTCCTATTTCCTGAGTTATCAACATTTTTAAGCCTCCAGTATAAGATCCATCTTTTTATCTGCTATAACCCTGGGCAAAAAGTCCATGTATGTACTGTGCGTTAAAAGCACGTTATCATATCCGGAAATTTCTTTTCTTATTGTTTTTAAATCCTCCATTTTTGTATTATCCCCTGAAAAGATGCTTATTCCTGGATATGAGCATTTATTAATTATATAATCCACCTCATCAGGCCTGACCGCTATTGATTCAAGCTTTCCATTGATTTTAAGTTTTGATACATTTCCTGATGTTATTAATATAACATTGTATTTTTTGGCAAAATCCGATAGATCAATGTATGCATCGTTTTTATAGTAAAGCGGATCAAGCAGGACCACATTTTTAATGGAGTATATATCAAGAATCCTTGAATATATATTCAAAATCTTTTTATTAAAATCATTGTAATCCATTAATGTTTTTGACATGTAATAGAATGAATAGGGTGACGGAAGCAAACCATGGAAATTAATACCATGTTTTAGATATAGCGGCAGTGGTGGGTTATCGTCTATTTTTTGGAATTTATCTGGCTCAAGGTTAAAATCCTTTACATCAGAGATCTCAGGTATCCTGTAAAAGGTATTTGTTTCGAGAAACCTTGTTAAAGGACCAAGAGATATGCCGTTAACAATCCTTGAAAGCGGTCTAAATATATCATACCAGTTGTAAAGCGGGTCCGTGTAATAAATATCTTTGACTTTATCATAAAAAATGTATTTTTCATCATTTATTTTTTCATTGAGCACGGAATCTGGTATTATTCCACGCTCCCATCGCCCGATCTCAAGCCGCAGTTCATTGGTCTTTGGATATATTCCATAAACAAGCTTTTTTACAGACATGATCTTCCTGTATATTATCTATTTAAAAAAACATTTGTTATTAATTTATTACCTTTGGTAATTACAGGAAACTGAAAAAATATTTATTTATTTTAAAAATTCAAAACAATGGATTATAATGATTTATCATCAAAATTTGGAAAAGATGATGAGCTTGGGAATTTAAATTACATAGATGAAAAAAAGGTCTTATCATCACTTAGAATGGTTAAATACGGCAGGGTCTATAATCTTTCACATGTAATATTCAATGGCATGGCGGATAGATTGACACACGGTCCGTTCTTCTTTGAGATACTGTTAAGGCCATACGATAATGATTACTATAAGATATATGATAATAAATACGGCGCATCCCTTGGGCGAATAGAGATGTGCGATCATACAGGAACACATTTAGATTCATTAAATCACATGGCATATAATAATAAATTATTCAACAACATAGATGCATATGAAAACACAACGAACCTTGGATCAAAAAGACTTGGCATTGAAAAGAGCATACCAATAATAACAAAGGGCATAATGATAGATGTTGCCGGCATGCACAAAAAGGACAAGCTGGAACCTGGATATGCAATAACCAGAGAGGAAACAGAGATCTTTCTTAAGGATCATAACATAGAAATAGACAACGGCGATGCAGTATTCTTTTACACAGGATTATCCAGGGAATTCAATGATCCAAAGAATTATGATAAATACTATGATTCATCACCAGGAATAGGATACGACCTTGCAAAATTTCTGTCAGAGAAAAATGTCTCAGTCTCAGGTTCAGACACGCCATCAAGTGAGGTGACACCGCCGGAAATAAAGAATACCAGGCTGCCAGTGCATCAGTACTTAATAGCAAAGTGTGGAATCCGCCTAATAGATAATATAAAACTGGACGAGCTCAGCAGGGACAGAATATACGAATTTGCATTTATATGTCTTCCATTATTAATAAAGGGTGCCACCGCATCACCGGTCTCACCTGTGGCTATAATATAATTATATGGATGATATAATTTCTTGTAAGGCCTCATAAACGTTCCTGCTTCTCTCAACGATGGTGCCTGTAACTATAATATCGGCGCCTGCAGCTGCAAGCTTTTCAGCAGCATTTTTATCCCTTATGCCGCCTCCAACTATAACTGGTATTTTTACGTACTCCTTGATCTTTTTTATAACATTCTCAGAAACATACGTTGGGCTTCCAGATCCAGATTCCAGATAAACGAGCTTCATGCCGAATGTCTCGGCCGCAAGTGCATAAAGCAGCGCAGTATCAGGATCATCTCTTTTTATAAGATTTGCCTCACCAACACGACCCACCGTCATTCCAGGTTCAAAGATTAGATATGCCATTGGTATTGTCTCTATGGCAAGCTGCCTCAAAAAAAGTGAGGTCTTAACCTGATGGCCTATTATAAAATCTATATTTCTTGAGTTCATCAGGCTCATGTAGTATATTGCATCGGCCCTTGGGCTTATCATCTCAGGAGATCCCGGGAATATTATGGTTTTTAAAGACGTTTTTGATTTTATTGCCCCAATAGTTTTATCCATGAGCTCTGAATTTATCCTGGTTGAACCACCTATCATTATAAAGTCCGTACCGGCCCTTTCGGCAGCCTCGGCTATTCTTCCAGATGATTCTATGTCCTGTGATGCCGGATCTATCAAGGTCATATGTATCTTTTTTCTTTTTAATTTTTCAATAATATCATTGTAAACGGTCAATTTATACCACCTACAAGAAATGATATCATGCCAACTATCATTGCTATCTTTGAAACCTGCTGGCTTTCTGAAACATTTCTGTACATAATAATCATTGATAAAATAAAGAGTATATCATCTATTATAACAGCATATACATAATATATTGTTAGAATTTTAAAATAGTACGGAAGAATTGAAATTGAAACTGTTAAAATAACAAAGAATGACGCAAGTATTTCTGCCTTTTTTATTCCATAAACCCTTGGAAACGTTTCCCTGTTTAAATCGCCGTTAACATCCTCTATATCCTTCATGATCTCCCTTGAAACGTTAGAAAAGAAGGCAAGCAAAAACAAAAGGATCATCTTAAAAATGGTGTTAAGTATAATACCACCAAATATGAATATAAAGCCTATCAACAGGCTTACTGTGAAATTTCCAATAAGACCAAGATTCTTTGTCTTTATCTCGTATGATGTTAAAAGGGCCTCTGCAAAGATTACAACCAGGACTGCATACAAAGAGATAAAAGATGATAAAATTATGGCAATTATAAACATGATTATAAAAACAACATAGGCTGATTTTATTGAGATTTCACCTGATGGTATGGGCCTCGATGGATGATTTATTTTATCAAGGTCTATATCCTTTATATCATTTATTATATTACCGCCAGAGGTAACAAAAAAAACAGAGAGTGCACCAAGGGTTATAATCTTTAAATAATGTGGTAACTTAAAATTTACATCTATGAAGCCAACTATATAGATCGATATTAAACCCATG is a window of Picrophilus oshimae DSM 9789 DNA encoding:
- a CDS encoding phosphoglycerol geranylgeranyltransferase, which translates into the protein MTVYNDIIEKLKRKKIHMTLIDPASQDIESSGRIAEAAERAGTDFIMIGGSTRINSELMDKTIGAIKSKTSLKTIIFPGSPEMISPRADAIYYMSLMNSRNIDFIIGHQVKTSLFLRQLAIETIPMAYLIFEPGMTVGRVGEANLIKRDDPDTALLYALAAETFGMKLVYLESGSGSPTYVSENVIKKIKEYVKIPVIVGGGIRDKNAAEKLAAAGADIIVTGTIVERSRNVYEALQEIISSI
- a CDS encoding cyclase family protein, giving the protein MDYNDLSSKFGKDDELGNLNYIDEKKVLSSLRMVKYGRVYNLSHVIFNGMADRLTHGPFFFEILLRPYDNDYYKIYDNKYGASLGRIEMCDHTGTHLDSLNHMAYNNKLFNNIDAYENTTNLGSKRLGIEKSIPIITKGIMIDVAGMHKKDKLEPGYAITREETEIFLKDHNIEIDNGDAVFFYTGLSREFNDPKNYDKYYDSSPGIGYDLAKFLSEKNVSVSGSDTPSSEVTPPEIKNTRLPVHQYLIAKCGIRLIDNIKLDELSRDRIYEFAFICLPLLIKGATASPVSPVAII
- a CDS encoding uroporphyrinogen decarboxylase/cobalamine-independent methonine synthase family protein is translated as MSVKKLVYGIYPKTNELRLEIGRWERGIIPDSVLNEKINDEKYIFYDKVKDIYYTDPLYNWYDIFRPLSRIVNGISLGPLTRFLETNTFYRIPEISDVKDFNLEPDKFQKIDDNPPLPLYLKHGINFHGLLPSPYSFYYMSKTLMDYNDFNKKILNIYSRILDIYSIKNVVLLDPLYYKNDAYIDLSDFAKKYNVILITSGNVSKLKINGKLESIAVRPDEVDYIINKCSYPGISIFSGDNTKMEDLKTIRKEISGYDNVLLTHSTYMDFLPRVIADKKMDLILEA
- a CDS encoding UbiA family prenyltransferase, which gives rise to MSLKSWFKIIRPVNGFMGLISIYIVGFIDVNFKLPHYLKIITLGALSVFFVTSGGNIINDIKDIDLDKINHPSRPIPSGEISIKSAYVVFIIMFIIAIILSSFISLYAVLVVIFAEALLTSYEIKTKNLGLIGNFTVSLLIGFIFIFGGIILNTIFKMILLFLLAFFSNVSREIMKDIEDVNGDLNRETFPRVYGIKKAEILASFFVILTVSISILPYYFKILTIYYVYAVIIDDILFILSMIIMYRNVSESQQVSKIAMIVGMISFLVGGIN